Proteins encoded together in one Juglans regia cultivar Chandler chromosome 9, Walnut 2.0, whole genome shotgun sequence window:
- the LOC108993754 gene encoding reactive Intermediate Deaminase A, chloroplastic-like, translating into MPAVLLGAGRLASSKKYLPASTECPNSHYGTHSSRRRCVRQIERMAWCAARSMHAPMIDVGALRKRAPFAAGVGFASVAGTTLWRSSCSSSKRSMPPFACLGISTDSRVKEAVQTEKAPAALGPYSQAIKANNFLFVSGVLGLVPETGKFISDSVEGQTEQVLRNMGEILKAGGASYASVVKTTIMLADLKDFKKVNEIYAKYFPSPAPARSTYQVAALPLDAKIEIECIATI; encoded by the exons atgccaGCGGTCCTGCTGGGAGCGGGACGACTAGCATCATCCAAAAAATATCTACCTGCGTCCACGGAGTGTCCAAATTCTCACTACGGGACACACAGCAGTAGGAGACGGTGTGTGAGACAGATAGAGAGAATGGCGTGGTGTGCGGCGAGGTCGATGCACGCGCCGATGATCGACGTGGGAGCACTTCGAAAACGGGCTCCGTTTGCCGCCGGCGTAGGATTTGCCTCAGTCGCTGGCACCACCTTGTGGCGCTCCTCCTGTTCCTCTTCCAAGCGATCTATGCCCCCCTTCGCTTGCCTAGGCATTTCCACTGATTCTC GTGTAAAGGAAGCTGTTCAAACAGAAAAGGCTCCAGCTGCCTTGGGACCATATTCTCAGGCCATCAAAGCCAACAACTTTCTATTTGTTTCTGGTGTTCTCGGACTTGTTCCAGAG ACTGGCAAGTTCATCTCAGATTCTGTGGAAGGTCAAACAGAGCAG GTTCTCAGAAATATGGGGGAAATACTGAAAGCTGGTGGTGCGAGCTATGCTTCAGTAGTTAAGACAACTATCAT GTTAGCTGACTTGAAAGACTTCAAGAAAGTGAATGAGATTTATGCCAAAT ACTTTCCTTCCCCTGCCCCGGCTCGTTCAACATATCAAGTGGCAGCATTACCATTGGATGCCAAGATCGAAATTGAGTGCATTGCTACCATATGA
- the LOC108993729 gene encoding calcium-dependent protein kinase 2 — protein MGICLSKGKASEPTYNGYTSGGGSGVQHHQKTHEPVVHQSKTPPQQSHQLPEKRAQQAAPYVLKPSVPAPSPKPVPRPDAILDKTYDDVKQYYTIGKELGRGQFGVTYLCVENSTGRKYACKSISKRKLVRKNDREDIKREIQIMQDLTGQPNIVEFKGAYEDKQSVHVVMELCAGGELFDRIIAKGHYSERAAASICRAIVNVVHICHFMGVMHRDLKPENFLLSSKDENALLKATDFGLSVFIEEGKVYRDIVGSAYYVAPEVLRRRYGKEIDIWSAGVILYILLSGVPPFWAETEKGIFDAILQGEIDFESKPWPSISGSAKDLVRKMLTQDPKKRITSTQVLEHPWIREDGEASDKPIDSAVLSRMKQFTAMNKLKKLALKVIAENLSEEEIQGLKAMFTNIDTDKSGTITYEELKAGLARLGSKLSEAEVQQLMEAADVDGNGSIDYIEFITATMHRHKLERDEHLFKAFQYFDKDNSGFITRDELEVAMKEYAMGDDTTIKEIISEVDTDNDGRINYDEFCTMMRSGTQQQGKLF, from the exons ATGGGTATTTGCTTAAGCAAAGGCAAAGCTTCAGAACCAACATATAATGGTTATACGTCAGGAGGTGGTTCTGGTGTGCAGCACCACCAGAAAACCCATGAGCCCGTAGTTCACCAATCCAAAACCCCACCCCAACAATCGCACCAATTGCCTGAAAAGCGGGCCCAGCAGGCAGCGCCGTATGTGTTGAAGCCGTCTGTGCCGGCTCCAAGCCCAAAACCCGTCCCCAGGCCAGATGCAATTCTAGACAAAACATATGACGATGTTAAGCAGTACTACACCATTGGCAAAGAATTGGGAAGAGGTCAATTTGGGGTTACTTATCTTTGTGTTGAGAATTCAACGGGCAGGAAATATGCTTGCAAGTCTATATCCAAGAGGAAGCTTGTTCGTAAGAATGACAGGGAGGACATAAAAAGAGAGATTCAGATTATGCAGGATTTGACCGGGCAACCCAATATTGTTGAGTTTAAGGGTGCTTATGAGGATAAGCAATCAGTGCATGTTGTTATGGAGCTATGTGCCGGCGGTGAGCTTTTTGACAGAATCATTGCCAAGGGGCATTATAGTGAGAGGGCTGCTGCTTCAATATGCAGGGCAATTGTTAATGTTGTGCATATTTGTCACTTTATGGGTGTGATGCATAGGGACCTTAAACCTGAGAATTTCTTGTTATCTAGCAAGGATGAGAATGCACTTTTGAAGGCCACGGATTTTGGGTTGTCCGTTTTCATCGAAGAAG GGAAGGTGTACCGGGATATAGTTGGGAGTGCTTATTATGTTGCACCTGAAGTATTACGACGGAGATATGGGAAGGAAATAGATATTTGGAGTGCAGGAGTTATCTTGTATATATTACTCAGTGGCGTACCTCCATTTTGGGCtg AGACGGAGAAGGGGATTTTCGATGCTATTTTGCAAGGGGAAATTGACTTTGAAAGCAAGCCATGGCCATCTATTTCAGGCAGTGCCAAGGACCTGGTCCGCAAGATGCTAACACAGGACCCAAAGAAAAGGATTACTTCAACTCAGGTTCTAG AGCACCCGTGGATTAGAGAAGATGGAGAAGCATCAGACAAGCCAATCGACAGTGCCGTCCTTTCCAGGATGAAGCAATTCACAGCAATGAACAAACTAAAGAAACTTGCCCTGAAG GTCATTGCTGAGAATCTTTCTGAAGAAGAAATCCAAGGGCTGAAGGCAATGTTTACAAACATTGATACTGACAAAAGTGGCACAATCACGTATGAAGAACTGAAGGCAGGATTGGCTCGTCTCGGCTCAAAGCTTTCAGAGGCTGAAGTACAGCAGCTCATGGAAGCT GCTGATGTGGATGGGAATGGGTCAATTGACTACATTGAATTTATCACTGCTACAATGCATAGACACAAGCTAGAAAGAGATGAACATCTTTTCAAGGCTTTTCAATATTTTGATAAGGATAATAGTGG GTTTATTACTAGAGATGAACTAGAGGTTGCCATGAAAGAATATGCAATGGGTGATGATACCACGATCAAGGAAATAATATCAGAAGTTGATACAGATAAT GATGGTAGGATCAACTACGATGAGTTCTGTACTATGATGAGAAGTGGAACCCAACAGCAAGGGAAGCTCTTCTAG
- the LOC108993743 gene encoding NEP1-interacting protein-like 1 has protein sequence MAFSSIFPAMKGRFSGITKAALWSKETAIDVFGTGFFTRAMKRVASVIFTCILALGGAIVGVFVGAIKGQTTETGFLNGAGIGAVTGAFAGIHLLESAADCESLSKTALLGSLMNGKVFVEWVCPAVLKAYQWQVGNLETSYQEAYDIYDIGGVKGLSNSCIQKLPIHIFHSSKMIKSCHDFCCSICLQDFKDENSVRELPNCGHLFHVGCIDKWLSRQGTCPMCRECVCDDTHAL, from the exons ATGGCATTCTCGAGCATCTTTCCAGCAATGAAGGGGAGGTTTTCTGGCATAACAAAGGCGGCATTGTGGTCTAAAGAGACTGCAATTGATGTTTTTGGAACTGGGTTTTTTACTAGAGCGATGAAGAGAGTAGCTTCTGTTATATTCACCTGCATTCTTGCATTGG GAGGTGCTATAGTGGGAGTATTTGTTGGGGCCATCAAGGGCCAAACCACAGAAACTGGGTTCCTAAATGGGGCAGGGATAGGAGCAGTGACAGGGGCCTTTGCAGGCATTCATTTGCTGGAATCAGCTGCTGATTGTGAGTCATTGTCAAAG ACCGCCCTCTTAGGTAGTTTGATGAATGGGAAGGTATTCGTGGAATGGGTTTGTCCTGCAGTGCTAAAGGCCTATCAGTGGCAA GTCGGAAACCTTGAAACAAGTTATCAAGAAGCTTATGATATCTATGACATCGGTGGAGTCAAGGGGTTATCCAACAGCTGCATTCAAAAGCTTccaattcatatatttcattCTAGCAAGATGATCAAATCATGTCATGATTTCTGCTGCTCAATTTGCTTGCAG GATTTCAAGGATGAAAACTCAGTGAGGGAACTTCCCAATTGTGGACACCTCTTTCATGTGGGCTGCATAGACAAGTGGCTAAGCCGACAAGGCACTTGTCCAATGTGTAGAGAATGTGTGTGTGATGACACACATGCATTGTAA
- the LOC108993763 gene encoding OVARIAN TUMOR DOMAIN-containing deubiquitinating enzyme 2-like, which yields MEGIVVRRVIPSDNSCLFNAVGYVVGHNKDKAPELRQVIAAAVASDPAKYSEALLGKPNEEYCAWILDSVNWGGAIELSILADYYGHEIAAYDIQTTRCDLYGQEKKYSKRVMLIYDGLHYDALAMSPFEGAPQEFDQTIFDVHDGTIGPVEGLALNFAKEQQSKGRYTDTANFTLRCGVCQMGVVGQKEAAEHAQATGHVNFQEYR from the exons ATGGAAGGTATTGTGGTGAGAAGGGTCATTCCCTCGGACAATAGTTGCCTCTTTAATGCCGTTGG TTATGTCGTGGGTCATAACAAAGACAAAGCACCTGAATTGAGACAG GTTATAGCTGCAGCAGTGGCAAGTGATCCAGCAAAATATTCTGAAGCATTGCTTGGAAAGCCAAACGAAGAGTATTGTGCTTGGATTCTTGATTCAGTTAACTGGGGAG GTGCCATTGAGCTTTCAATATTAGCTGATTATTACGGGCATGAAATTGCGGCATATGATATCCAGACCACACGATGTGATTTGTATGGTCAG GAAAAGAAATATTCCAAAAGGGTTATGCTGATATATGATGGGCTCCATTATGATGCCTTAGCT ATGTCGCCCTTTGAGGGAGCCCCACAGGAGTTTGATCAGACTATTTTCGACGTACATGACGGTACCATTGGTCCAGTTGAGGGGCTTGCTCTTAATTTTGCTAAGGAACAACAAAG TAAAGGGAGATACACTGATACTGCAAATTTCACTTTGCGTTGTGGAGTATGCCAAATGGGAGTAGTTGGCCAGAAG GAGGCTGCGGAACATGCACAAGCGACAGGCCACGTCAACTTTCAAGAATATAGATAA
- the LOC108993722 gene encoding uncharacterized protein LOC108993722 encodes MKMTGKPELPATFPANLSSKALKSPPDSDLQHKPVTRKPSRRLTRNSTFLKRTGVPSGRRSRPNTPLLRLKVYGSDGNGNDRVDDDQKSLRECRRKIRRRERQDGVVLSARKLAAGLWRLHLPLVAAGAGEACRLFRGKAQLGLQHGVGDVGIPFPCHPSSKDYGSEAEDLLQSRSSIAGTKNGFLRKLESSFQISNSAMEGATKWDPVCLKASDEVLQIYNHTKLLDQQLSAVSVVSVLEAKLEQARARIQELETEHRYSKKKLEHLLRKISEERASWRSREHEKIRAFIDDLKAELNRERKNRQRIEIVNSKLVNELADTKLSAKRFMQDYEKERKARELLEEVCDELAKEIGEDKAEVEVLKRESMKLLEEVEEERQMLQMAEVWREERVQMKLVDAKVALEEKYSQMSKLVADLEKFTRPRSSSLDVKEMREVDLLREAAASVNIQLIKELSYEPPNSDDIFSVFEDVNFAESNEREIETCIAYSPASPASKIHTVSPVVNVISKDSIQRHLHTFVDENGDMEEDESGWETASHLEDQGSSYSLEGTAPYVIKNRRESNVSRSRMEWDENVGQEPQITEISEVLSVPTSQLKNVSSITRLWKSCPGNDENFKIISVEGMKGGLSNELTSNGSIMSPDRVSGKSGISPPDLVGQWSSPECGYPYVKRGMKGCNPHGTQKSSLKAQLLEARMESQRVQLRNVLKQKI; translated from the exons ATGAAGATGACCGGAAAGCCGGAGCTACCGGCCACGTTCCCGGCGAACCTCTCGTCCAAAGCCCTAAAATCCCCCCCAGACTCTGATCTCCAACACAAGCCAGTCACTCGCAAGCCTTCCCGGCGCCTAACCCGGAACTCGACCTTCCTGAAGAGAACTGGAGTTCCTTCCGGGCGGAGGAGCCGGCCCAACACCCCATTGCTTAGGTTGAAGGTCTACGGCAGCGACGGAAACGGAAACGACCGCGTCGACGATGACCAGAAGTCTCTTCGAGAATGTCGTCGGAAAATTCGCCGGAGAGAACGCCAGGACGGCGTCGTTTTGTCCGCGAGGAAGCTCGCTGCGGGACTCTGGCGGTTGCATCTTCCCCTGGTGGCTGCCGGCGCCGGTGAAGCCTGCCGTCTCTTTCGGGGCAAAGCTCAGCTAGGGCTTCAG CATGGTGTTGGCGATGTAGGAATTCCCTTTCCTTGCCATCCTAGCAGCAAAGATTATGGTTCCGAAGCAGAGGATCTCTTACAAAGCCGTAGTTCCATTGCCGGCACAAAGAACGGATTCTTGCGTAAG CTTGAATCTTCGTTTCAGATTTCAAACTCTGCAATGGAGGGGGCAACAAAGTGGGATCCTGTCTGCTTGAAGGCATCAGATGAAGTTTTGCAGATTTACAATCACACAAAGCTCCTTGACCAACAACTAAGTGCTGTTTCGGTAGTTTCTGTACTTGAAGCCAAATTGGAGCAGGCTCGAGCCCGCATTCAGGAGCTTGAGACTGAGCACAGATACTCAAAAAAGAAACTGGAGCACTTGTTAAGGAAAATCAGTGAGGAAAGGGCCTCATGGCGGAGCAGGGAGCATGAGAAAATCCGtgcttttattgatgatttaaAAGCTGAATTGAACAGGGAAAGAAAAAATCGCCAGAGGATTGAAATTGTAAATTCCAAATTGGTTAATGAGCTGGCTGATACCAAATTATCAGCGAAGCGATTTATGCAGGactatgaaaaagaaagaaaggccAGAGAATTACTTGAGGAAGTATGCGATGAGCTTGCGAAGGAGATTGGAGAAGACAAGGCCGAAGTTGAAGTGCTAAAGAGGGAGTCCATGAAACTCCTGGAGGAAGTGGAGGAGGAAAGGCAAATGTTGCAGATGGCTGAGGTCTGGCGTGAAGAACGTGTTCAGATGAAGCTGGTCGATGCGAAGGTGGCCCTTGAAGAGAAGTACTCTCAGATGAGCAAGCTTGTAGCCGATCTAGAGAAATTTACGAGGCCAAGAAGTTCAAGTTTAGATGTGAAGGAGATGAGAGAAGTGGATTTGCTCCGAGAGGCTGCTGCCTCCGTGAATATTCAACTTATAAAGGAATTGTCTTATGAACCTCCCAATTCAGatgatattttttctgttttcgaAGATGTTAATTTTGCTGAATCCAATGAAAGGGAGATTGAAACATGTATCGCTTATAGTCCTGCCAGCCCTGCCTCCAAAATTCATACGGTGAGTCCTGTGGTTAATGTAATCAGCAAGGACAGCATTCAGAGACATTTGCATACATTTGTTGATGAGAATGGTGACATGGAAGAAGATGAAAGTGGGTGGGAAACTGCGAGCCATCTTGAGGATCAGGGCTCAAGCTATTCACTAGAAGGGACTGCCCCATATGTCATCAAGAATCGCCGAGAAAGTAATGTCTCCAGGAGCAGAATGGAATGGGACGAAAATGTTGGTCAAGAACCACAAATTACTGAAATCAGTGAAGTCCTCTCAGTGCCAACGAGCCAGTTGAAGAATGTTTCATCCATAACACGACTTTGGAAATCATGTCCTGGTAATGATGAGAATTTCAAGATTATCTCTGTAGAGGGGATGAAAGGTGGACTTTCAAATGAGTTGACATCCAATGGAAGTATCATGTCTCCAGACAGGGTGTCAGGTAAAAGTGGGATTAGTCCCCCGGATTTGGTGGGGCAGTGGAGTTCTCCCGAGTGTGGGTATCCTTATGTAAAAAGAGGGATGAAAGGGTGCAATCCTCACGGCACACAGAAGAGTAGTTTAAAGGCACAGCTTTTGGAGGCAAGGATGGAAAGCCAGAGGGTCCAATTGCGCAATGTTCTTAAACAGAAGATTTAA
- the LOC108993715 gene encoding uncharacterized protein LOC108993715: MGNCLRHQESSMQWGGEDWGSPAKDQGLCARNKCGDKMGGKAMEMKEEGLLGHGRVFTSSSSATTAASTTPTTEVKIKITRKQLEELLGRVDVKELSVHQVLAQLMNVSDRYETHQRSWRPALQSIPEVN, from the coding sequence ATGGGGAATTGTTTGCGGCATCAAGAGTCTTCTATGCAATGGGGCGGTGAGGACTGGGGATCGCCGGCAAAGGATCAAGGGCTTTGTGCTAGAAATAAGTGCGGCGACAAAATGGGCGGCAAGGCCATGGAGATGAAAGAGGAGGGACTTCTCGGACATGGCAGagtcttcacttcttcttcgtCTGCGACAACAGCAGCAAGCACTACTCCTACTACCGAGGTGAAGATCAAGATCACAAGGAAGCAGCTGGAGGAGTTGCTGGGTAGAGTGGACGTAAAAGAATTGTCGGTGCATCAGGTTTTGGCGCAGCTGATGAACGTTAGCGATCGATATGAGACGCATCAGCGGTCGTGGAGGCCTGCCCTGCAGAGTATTCCTGAAGTTAACTGA